GTTGCTAGCGCCCACCTCACTGAACCAGCAGAAATTCACGTTCGCCCTGCGATCCGAAGGTCGCACCGTGGAGACCAAAGAGGGATTCGGCCCCTGCACCCGTACCGACCTCGGCATCGCCAAATGCCATTTCGAAATCGGCGCCGGCCCCGATGCCGGTTTCGTGTGGGCATGATTCCTGATTGATGATATCGCTACTGATATTAATGTGATACCATCGTACATACAATAGACATGTAAGGAGCAATTATGAGTTTGTCTGCAAGTGCGCCGAAGTCCACCAGAGTCAACTTCAGAACCGATACCGAGACCAAGGAGAAAGCGAGTTCGGTCTTTGCCAAGCTGGGGCTGGACATGTCGACCGCGCTCAATATGTTTCTGCACCAGACGGTGGTCGACCAAGCGTTGCCTTTTCGTCCTGAATTATCGGGTTTTGAGGAAAGGGTGTTCAAAGCTGCCAGCGAGCCGACGCGCTCGTTCGACAGCGTGGACGACCTGATGGAGGAGATTCGTGGCACTTCAACGCATTGAGCGCTCGCCGACATTTCTGCGCCAGGCAAAGGCGCTTGGCAGAAAGCATTATGATCTCGACAAACTCGAGCGGGTGGTGCGTGTGCTGGTCAATGAGGACAAGGAGACCTTGCATCGTCGATACCATGACCATGCGCTGAAAGGGAATCTGAGCGTTTTCCGCGAGTTGCATATCGAGTCAGACTGGTTGTTGATTTATCGTGTCAAACATGAGACACTGACTCTGCTGCTGGTGGAGACGGGTAGTCACCGCCAATTGCTTGGGAAGTAATCGTTCTTGACAAGAAACGCAAGGGCACTTTATCCAGCCAATATCGTCCTCACGCTAGACTGAAACGTTATGTTCGAAGTGTATATTCATGTGCCGTTTTGCTATCGGCGGTGCGGGTACTGCGATTTCAACACGTATACGGCCGTCGACATGGGCTCTGGTGCGTCGCGTGGCAATTACGCGAACCTCGCTTGCGAGGAGATGCGGCTGGTACGGGCGTGGCAGGCGCGGCATAGCATCGACGAGCCGGCGGCTTCGACGGTGTTCTTCGGGGGAGGGACGCCGACGCTGCTGCCGGCGGAGGACCTTGGACAGATGCTGGGCGCGGTGCACGAAATCTGGGGTATTGAGGACGGTGCGGAAATCACCACCGAAGCCAATCCCGATACGGTGGATGAACGGTATTTGGAAACGTTGGCGGCAGCAGGGTTCACACGCATTTCGTTCGGTATGCAATCGGCCGTGCCGCATGTGTTGAAAACGCTCGACCGTACGCACACGCCGGCCAATGTCGTCGCCGGAGTCAAAGCGGCGAACAAGGTCGGCTTGCGTTCCAGCGTCGACCTTATCTATGGGGCACCCGGCGAGAGTATGGACGATTGGCGTGAGTCGGTCGAGACGGCCATTGAACTGGGAGTCAACCATATATCGGCGTACGCACTGACTGTCGAACCGACCACCAAGATGGGTCGGCAGATCAAGGCCGGGCAGATCGCCAAGCCGGATGATGACGACGAGGCAGCTAAATACGAGATCGCCGATGACCTATTCAAACAAGCCGGTCTGCAATGGTATGAGATCTCGAATTGGGCGCGACCGGGCTATGAGAGTCGACACAACTTGGGCTATTGGCGCAACGTAGACTGGGCGGGCATCGGGCCGGGTGCTCATTCGCACTACCGCACGTCGAGCGTCGGCGCATGGCAAGAACATGCCAGTAACGGCGCTCGCAATATTGACGCAGACGGATTCCGAAAAACCGAAGTTCTGCAAGACAATCATGACGAGCCGAATATAAAACAAATTCCGGTAGAGCCTGGGATGCCGATCGATATAGGGATTCAAAGTGGCGATGCCCAATTTGAGGTTGAGGATAATCGTCAATCGGACACCAACCAGTTCGGTATGCGGGCTTGGGATATCGCCCACCCACGCAAGTGGGCCGAAGCGATGCACGCCGGCAACGTGCCGTGGCAGGGAAGCGAAGCCATCACCCATGAGGAAAACCTTGAAGAAACGGTGATGCTAGGGTTGCGTCTGCATGAGGGCCTTGATATCCCGAGAATCGAACAGGCTTCCGGACTTGTCATTGACCGTCAAAAACTCAAATCAATCGAGCAATCGGGTTTGATAGAAATCCACGAAAACAACCGCATTATCCCAACGCTGAGAGGACGATTGCTCAACGATACCGTCATTGAGCAGGTGCTCGATACCTGCGGCTGGTACCCAGATAATTAGGCAGAAGATCTTATATCTATTGGTCATAGAAAACGGCAATGTCCACGATGTGGAAGATTTTTCCTGAAAATGGACATGGATACATTCCTGACATCCCATACCGCTAATCTATGAGAGCACTCGTAACGGAGTATTTGGTTATCGGAAGCTAGAGGTGATTGTGGTGACTCTTAAGACCCCACTCGATTTGACGATTCATCGCGCGCAAGGTATGTATGACCCTGCGGCAGAGCATGATGCGTGCGGTGTCGGCATGGTTACCACCTTGAACAAGCGCCCGGAACGCAAGATCGTCGACGACGCCATCGAAGTGCTCGTTAACCTGAACCACCGTGGGGCGGTAGGAGCCGAGGAAAACACCGGTGATGGTGCCGGCATCCTTATGGCCATGCCCGACGAGTTCATGCGTTCCGTTATCGAGGCTGATTTGCCGCAGGCCGGGCATTATGTCGTTGGTATCGCATTCCTTGACCGCGACTTGGCATCTGCAAGCGAGCAGAAGCGTCAGATCGCCGATATCGTAGCCGAAGAAGGCTTGGAAGTCCTTGCGTGGCGTACAGTGCCGACCAACCCGGACGGGCTGGGCTTGCAGGCGTTGGCTTCGATGCCGGCCTTCGAAATGTTGGTCATGTCCTCGCCACAACAGGCCGGGCAGGCATCGTTGGGCGGCTTGGAGCTTGACCGCAAGGCGTTCCGCGTCCGCAAACGCGTCGAGCACGAGGCCGGGGTCTATTTCGCCTCGCTTTCCGCGCGGACGATTACCTACAAGGGCATGCTTACCACGATGCAGCTCACCAACTTCTTCCCGGACCTCAACGATTCCAAGATGAAGACGACCATTGCCATCGTCCATTCGCGCTTCTCCACCAACACCTTCCCAAGCTGGCCGTTGGCCCAGCCGTTCCGCCTCATTGCGCACAACGGCGAGATCAATACCATCCAGGGCAACCGCAACTGGCTTTCCGCGCGTGAAGGCAAGCTCAGCAGCGAGTTGTTGGGGGAGTTCGAACCGTTGCTGCCGGTGGCCACGCCGGGTTATTCCGATTCCGGCACGTTCGATGAATGCCTTGAGCTGCTTCATCTCGCCGGGCGCAGTCTGCCGCACGCCGTGCTGATGATGTTGCCGCCGGCTTGGGAGAAGGACGATACGTTTGACGCCGACGTCCGTGCGTTCTACGAATATAACAATTCACTGATCGAGCCTTGGGACGGTCCAGCCGACATCATTTTCACCGACGGTACGTTGGTCGGAGCACAGCTCGACCGCAACGGCTTTCGTCCCGGACGTTGGCAGATCACCGACGACGGATACGTTGTGCTGGCCAGCGAAGCCGGTGTGTTGCCCGAAACCGAACAGGAACATATCGTCGCCAAGGGCAGGCTCGAACCTGGCAAGATGTTTCTCATTGATACCGCTGAAGGGCGCATTGTGCCTGACAAGGAGATCAAGCATCAGCTCGCTACGCAGCATCCATACCGTGAATGGATTGAAGGCAATGCTGTCAGACTGAGCGACCTTCCGGCACGCGAGCACGTCCGTCACTCCAACGTTTCTGTCGTCCGCCGCCAACGCGCGTTCGGCTATACGCAGGAGGATTTGAAGATTCTGCTGCGGCCGATGGCCAACACCGGCAAGGAGCCTATCGGTGCGATGGGCAATGACACCCCTCAGCCTGTTCTTTCCAACCATAGCCGCATGCTGTTCGACTACTTCACCCAGAAATTCGCACAGGTCACCAACCCGCCGCTGGACTGGGAACGTGAGGAAATCGTCACGTCGTTGGCCTCGGCCATCGGTCCAGAGCCCAATCTGCTGGAGGACTTGGCGCTTTCCGCCAAGAAGATCGTCATCCCGAACCCGGTCATCGATTCCGACGAGATGGCCCAGCTCAAGCGTCTTGACCGCGCCAAGGTGCTCGGCGGGTATTACAAGCCGTTCATTGTTCACGGTCTTTATCAGGTCGCCGGAGGCGGCAAAGCGCTTGAGGCCCGTCTTGAAGAGATTTTTGACGAAGTTGATCAGGCCATCGCCGAAGGCAAGAATTTCATCGTGCTTTCCGACCGCGATTCCAACCATACATGGGGTCCGATTCCTTCGTTGCTGCTTACCAGCGCGGTGCAGCATCACTTGTTGCGTATGCATACCCGTACGCAGGTCTCCATGGCCGTCGAGGCGGGCGACGTCCGTGAAATCCATCACGTCGCCTTGCTCATCGCCTATGGCGCCGCTTGTGTGAATCCTTACCTCGCCTTCGAATCCGTGGAGGATCTGGCGCGAGGTGGATTCCTTGACGTCGATGCCAAGACCGGTGTGGAGAACCTTCGCAAGGCTCTTTCCGTCGGCGTTCTGAAGATCATGAGCAAGATGGGCGTCTCCACTATCATGAGCTACCGCGGCGCTCAACTTTTCGAGGCTGTCGGCCTTAATCAGGAGGTCATCGACAAGTACTTCACCGGCACTACCTCACGTGTCGGCGGCATCGGCCTCGATGAAATCGCCGAGGAAGTCGCCACCCGACATCGCGTTGCCTATCCAAACCAATGGACGGCAACGCCGCACCGTAGGCTGCGCGTCGGCGGACAATACAAGTGGAGGAGAACCGGCGAAGATCATTTGAATGACCCAGAATCCGTTTTCTTGCTGCAACAGGCCACCCAACGCGGCGACTACGGCCTGTTCAAGAAATATTCCGAGCACGTCAACGACACGTCAAACAGATTGATGACGCTGCGTGGGCTGATGAAATTCACCGGCAATCGCAAGCCGATTCCGATTGAGGAAGTCGAGCCGGAAAGCGAGATTGTCAAGCGGTTCTCCACCGGTGCGATGAGCTATGGTTCTATCTCGCAGGAAGCACACGAAACGCTTGCTATCGCCATGAACTCTATCGGAGCCCGTTCCAATTCCGGCGAGGGCGGCGAATCCGACGACCGTATCGAAGACCCGCTGCGTTCCAGCCGCATCAAGCAGATCGCGTCCGCGCGGTTCGGCGTTACCAGCGATTATCTCGTCCACGCCACCGACCTGCAAATCAAGCTTGCCCAGGGTGCCAAGCCCGGTGAAGGTGGGCATCTGCCTGGCGCCAAAGTGCCGCCATGGATTGCCACCGTGCGTCACGCCACGCCTGGCGTCGAACTGATTTCACCGCCGCCTCACCACGACATCTACTCCATCGAGGATCTGAAGCAGCTGATCTACGATGCAAAGATGGCCAATCCCAAGGCCCGCATCCACGTCAAGCTCGTCTCCGAATTCGGCGTGGGCACCGTTGCGGCAGGCGTAGCCAAATGCCATGCCGACGTGGTGTTGATTTCTGGCTCTGATGGCGGCACGGGTGCGGCTCCGCTGAACGCCATCAAGCACGCCGGCACTCCTTGGGAGATTGGCCTTTCCGAGACCCAGCAGACACTGATTTTGAACGGTCTACGTTCGCGCATCGTTGTTCAGTGTGACGGCGAACTGAAGACCGGCCGTGACGTGGTCATCGCCGCCCTGCTCGGTGCCGAGGAATTCGGCTTTGCCACCACTGCGCTAATGGCCGAAGGTTGCGTCATGATGCGCGCCTGCAACCTGAACACCTGCCCGCAAGGCATCGCCACCCAGGACCCGGAGTTGCGCGCACGCTACACCGGCAAGCCCGAATACGTGGTCAACTTCTTCATGTTCATCGCTCGTGAGGTGCGAGAACTGCTGGCGCGACTCGGCTTCCATAGCCTCGAAGAGGCCGTCGGCCACGTTGAATGCCTCGATCAGGACGAAGCCGTGGAACGTTGGAAGTCCAATGGCGTTGATCTTTCGAACGTCCTTGCCCAGTCGGGCCCGACGCCCGGTACGATTCTTCATCAGACGATTAAGCAGAACCACGAGCTTGACAAGGCACTGGACAACAGACTCATCGAATTGGTCAAGCCTGCGCTCGACAACCGCGAGCCGGTGCGTCTCGACCTGCCGATCCGCAACGTCAACCGCACCGTCGGCACGATGGTCGGCTACGAAATCACCAAGCGTTACGGTGCCAAAGGCCTGCCTGATGACACCATCGATATGACCCTGCGCGGTTCCGGCGGTCAGTCCATTGGCGCGTTCATCCCGCGCGGCGAGACCTTGCGCATCTACGGCGAGGTCAACGATTATGCAGCCAAGGGCCTTTCCGGCGGACGCATCATCGTCCGTCCCGAAGACGGCGAATTGAGCTTCGATCCGCACACCAACGTCATCGCCGGCAATGTCACCGGTTTCGGCGCGACCTCAGGAGAGATGTACGTTGCCGGACGTGCCGGTGAACGATTCGCGGTTCGTAACGGCGGCGCGACATTCGTGGTGGAAGGCGTGGGTGACCACGGCTGTGAATATATGACCGGCGGCACCGTGGTGGTGCTCGGTCCCACCGGACGCAACTTCGGCGCCGGTTTCTCCGGAGGCCACGCCTACGTACTCGATCTGGATATGAACAAGGTCAATCCGGGAGCCGTCAAATCCGGTTCCCTGCTCTTCGAAGCCTTGAACGACGACGAAGCCCAGCGCGTCCATCAGATGGTCAAGAAACATGCGGAAGAAACGGGTTCGCTCTTCGCGCAGACCCTGCTCGACGATTGGGAACAGGCGCGTTCCCGCTTCACGCATGTCGTGCCTAAGCAGTTCGTCGCGATGAGCGCGGCCATGGACGAGGCCCGCGTTGACAACGTCGATTTCAACGCTCCCGGAGCCTGGGATAGCGTCTACGAGCATGTGATGGAGGGAGTGGACTGATGAGCGATCCCAAAGGATTTCTGAAAGTACAGACGCGCCACGAGGCGCAGGACCGTCCAGTGGCCGAGCGCATCCACGATTGGAAGGATGTGCACGCCCAGTCCGGTTTCCAGCCGTGGACCAAGGAGCAGGCCGCGCGTTGCATGGACTGTGGCACGCCATTCTGTATGACAGGTTGCCCGCTTGGCAACATCATTCCGGACTTCAACGATCTGGTGCGGCAAGGTCAGTGGGAAGAAGCCTATCAGCGGCTTTCCTCCACCAACAATTTCCCCGAAGTCACTGGACTGATCTGCCCGGCACCGTGTGAACAGGCGTGCGTATTGGGCATTCACCAGCCGCCGACGATGATCAAAGCCGACGAGCAGACCATCATCGACCAGGCGTGGAAACTTGACTACGTGAAGCCGATGCCGCCACAGCGTCTTTCCGACATGACTATCGCCATCGTCGGTTCCGGCCCCGCCGGTCTCGCCTGCGCCCAGCAGCTGACCCGTGCTGGCCACACCGTCGTCGTTTACGAACGTGACGACGAAATCGGCGGGCTGATGCGCTACGGCATCCCGTCCTTCAAACTCGACAAGCATCTGATTGACCGCCGCATCCAGCAGATGGAGGCCGAGGGCACAGTGTTCCGCACGAATATGGAAATCGGCAAGGATGTGAGTTGGGACGAGCTGCGTTCGCGCTATGACGCCGTGGTAGTAGCTATTGGTTCCGGCGTTCCGCGTGATGTCAGCGTACCCGGCCGTGAACTTGACGGCATCCACTTCGCCATGGACTTCCTGCCTGATGCCAACCGTCGTTGCGAAGGCAAGGAGCCAATCAACGATATCGACGCCAACGGCAAGAAAGTCGTCATTATCGGTGGCGGCGATACCGGTTCGGATTGCCTTGGCACCGCTATTCGTCAAGGCGCCACCAGCATCACCGTCCTGCAGATCAATCCCAAGGAACCCAAGGTCCGTCCGGACAATCAACCCTGGCCGACTTACGCGCGTCTCTACCAGCCCACCACCTCGATGGAGGAGGGCGGCACCTATGAATACAAGACCGATACCGTCAGTTTCACTGGCATCGAGGAAGTCGCAGAAACCGATCGTGTGACCCTGGATGGCAGCGGCTTGGCGAGCGGATTCGTAGCCGATGAATCCGGCCATGTCACAGGTGTCAAAGTCATCGATGTGAAAAGTACGGCGGACGGTAAACGCGAACATGTCCCCGGAACCGAACGGATTATCGACGCCGATCTGGTATTGATCTCCACTGGCTTCCTGCATCCTGACACCTCGACGCTGCTCAGCCAGCTGCCGGTCGAGCTCGACCGACGCGGTAATGTGGCTCGTAACAAGCAATTCGAGACCAGTCAGGATGGCGTCTTTGTGTGCGGTGACGCGGGAAGAGGCCAGAGTCTTGTGGTCTGGGCGATTGCCGAAGGCCGCAGTTGCGCATCTGCCGTCGACCGTTTCCTCAACGGCACCACCGAGCTTCCCGCCCCGATTGTCTCCACACAAAAGCCGATGGTGCTTCCAAGGCTCTGAGAAGTGGGCTCGAAAACTAAGAGGTAGGCCGCAAGAAATTCGTGTGCGTATCTCTTGGCAGGGTTGGGGCTAAAATTAGACCAGAACGAATTCACCGCTGAAAGGAATCGAGATGCCGAATCGCGCTGAACGCAGGGCACAGACCAAGCGCAACCGTCAAGGAGTGCCGCAACCGAATCAGCCGCAGAATCGTGGCCGTGGTGGTTTGATTGATGAATATTCGTTGCAGGAACGCAGCCGTCGCCTTGAGGAGAACGGTGGCACCGAATGGAAGCCCAAGGCCGAGAAGCTGGCGGCACCGGCAGAGAATCTTGATCCCAACTACAGCGATCCGAAGGTCATGAAGGCGCCGCACTCGTTGCATCAGTGGTTCAGAATCGCCAGCTGGACCTTGATTATTCTTTCGGGCATCGCCTTTGCGATTCTGATGTGGGTTCCTAAGCATCCAATGTGGCTGATTTTGACCGTTTCCATCATTTTTGTGGTCGGTGTGCTGAGCCTGTTCTTCACGGCTGGGAATTATCATCACAATCCGAACCTTGATTCCAATGGCACCGCGATTTAAAGGGCGTTGTTCGGTTTGTAAGCCGTTGTTCAAAGTGATAGGTGCATAAGGTTGATTGACGCATATGAGGATTGATCTGCTGACCCGTGAGTATCCGCCGCATATCTACGGCGGTGCAGGCGTGCATGTCGAACAACTGTCGAAAGTGCTCGCCGAGCGTGCCGAGGTTACGGTGCGGGCTTTCGATGGGCCCAGAAAGCCTGATGAGGTTCCACTGGTGCCAGATGGCAGTTTGCACGTGGTCGGCTATGATGTGCCGGCTGAATTATCACAAGATAATATGGCTTTGCAGACCTTCGGGGTGGATTTGCAAATGGCCAATGATGTCGATGGTGACATCACGCATGCCCATACATGGTATGCCTGTCTGGCTGGTCGGTTGGCCCAGCAGATGCACGATATCCCGCTTGTCGTCACCGCGCACAGCCTCGAACCGTTCCGTCCGTGGAAACGTGACCAGCTTGGCGGCGGTTATAATCTAAGTTCTTGGGCCGAACGTGACGCCTTCACCCATGCCGACCGTGTCATCGCGGTCTCAGAAGGCATGAAACAGGACATTCATACGGCCTATCCTTCGATTGATACCGCGAAAATTGCCGTGGTTCATAATGGCATCACTGTGTCCGACTTTGCCACCCCAAGCCCAGATGACCCGGGTTGGAAGGTGTTTGAGCGTTACCATATCGACAGAAACAAGCCCACCTTGCTCTTTGTCGGTCGTGTCACGCGGCAGAAAGGCCTGCCGTATCTGTTGCGGGCCCTTCCTCTGATTGACAAGGACATTCAGGTCGTGCTCTGCGCCGGGGCCCCGGATACCGAGGAACTAGGCAATGAAGTTCGCTCCTCTTTCGCCCAGCTCAAGGCCGAACGCGGCAACGTTATCTGGATTGAGGCGATGCTGCCACGTTCCGAGTTGAACGCCCTCGAACATGGTTGCAACGCCTTCATTTGTCCGAGTATCTACGAGCCGCTTGGCATCGTTAACCTTGAGGCGATGGCCTGCGGTCTGCCGGTGGTCGCCAGTGCCACAGGCGGAATTCCCGAGGTTGTGGTCGACGGGGTGACCGGTTATCTCGTTCCGATAGAACAGAAACGTGACGGCAGCGGAACACCCATACATCCTGAGGATTTCGTGCACGATATGGCTGCGGCCATCAACCGGCTTATGGAAAATCCGCAACGAGCCAAGGAGATGGGCGAAGCCGGCTTCAGACGTGCCCGCGACCAATTCAGTTGGGAACGCATCGCCGACGAAACCATGGATGTCT
The window above is part of the Bifidobacterium sp. ESL0732 genome. Proteins encoded here:
- a CDS encoding Yip1 family protein — its product is MPNRAERRAQTKRNRQGVPQPNQPQNRGRGGLIDEYSLQERSRRLEENGGTEWKPKAEKLAAPAENLDPNYSDPKVMKAPHSLHQWFRIASWTLIILSGIAFAILMWVPKHPMWLILTVSIIFVVGVLSLFFTAGNYHHNPNLDSNGTAI
- the gltB gene encoding glutamate synthase large subunit, yielding MTLKTPLDLTIHRAQGMYDPAAEHDACGVGMVTTLNKRPERKIVDDAIEVLVNLNHRGAVGAEENTGDGAGILMAMPDEFMRSVIEADLPQAGHYVVGIAFLDRDLASASEQKRQIADIVAEEGLEVLAWRTVPTNPDGLGLQALASMPAFEMLVMSSPQQAGQASLGGLELDRKAFRVRKRVEHEAGVYFASLSARTITYKGMLTTMQLTNFFPDLNDSKMKTTIAIVHSRFSTNTFPSWPLAQPFRLIAHNGEINTIQGNRNWLSAREGKLSSELLGEFEPLLPVATPGYSDSGTFDECLELLHLAGRSLPHAVLMMLPPAWEKDDTFDADVRAFYEYNNSLIEPWDGPADIIFTDGTLVGAQLDRNGFRPGRWQITDDGYVVLASEAGVLPETEQEHIVAKGRLEPGKMFLIDTAEGRIVPDKEIKHQLATQHPYREWIEGNAVRLSDLPAREHVRHSNVSVVRRQRAFGYTQEDLKILLRPMANTGKEPIGAMGNDTPQPVLSNHSRMLFDYFTQKFAQVTNPPLDWEREEIVTSLASAIGPEPNLLEDLALSAKKIVIPNPVIDSDEMAQLKRLDRAKVLGGYYKPFIVHGLYQVAGGGKALEARLEEIFDEVDQAIAEGKNFIVLSDRDSNHTWGPIPSLLLTSAVQHHLLRMHTRTQVSMAVEAGDVREIHHVALLIAYGAACVNPYLAFESVEDLARGGFLDVDAKTGVENLRKALSVGVLKIMSKMGVSTIMSYRGAQLFEAVGLNQEVIDKYFTGTTSRVGGIGLDEIAEEVATRHRVAYPNQWTATPHRRLRVGGQYKWRRTGEDHLNDPESVFLLQQATQRGDYGLFKKYSEHVNDTSNRLMTLRGLMKFTGNRKPIPIEEVEPESEIVKRFSTGAMSYGSISQEAHETLAIAMNSIGARSNSGEGGESDDRIEDPLRSSRIKQIASARFGVTSDYLVHATDLQIKLAQGAKPGEGGHLPGAKVPPWIATVRHATPGVELISPPPHHDIYSIEDLKQLIYDAKMANPKARIHVKLVSEFGVGTVAAGVAKCHADVVLISGSDGGTGAAPLNAIKHAGTPWEIGLSETQQTLILNGLRSRIVVQCDGELKTGRDVVIAALLGAEEFGFATTALMAEGCVMMRACNLNTCPQGIATQDPELRARYTGKPEYVVNFFMFIAREVRELLARLGFHSLEEAVGHVECLDQDEAVERWKSNGVDLSNVLAQSGPTPGTILHQTIKQNHELDKALDNRLIELVKPALDNREPVRLDLPIRNVNRTVGTMVGYEITKRYGAKGLPDDTIDMTLRGSGGQSIGAFIPRGETLRIYGEVNDYAAKGLSGGRIIVRPEDGELSFDPHTNVIAGNVTGFGATSGEMYVAGRAGERFAVRNGGATFVVEGVGDHGCEYMTGGTVVVLGPTGRNFGAGFSGGHAYVLDLDMNKVNPGAVKSGSLLFEALNDDEAQRVHQMVKKHAEETGSLFAQTLLDDWEQARSRFTHVVPKQFVAMSAAMDEARVDNVDFNAPGAWDSVYEHVMEGVD
- the glgA gene encoding glycogen synthase, whose product is MRIDLLTREYPPHIYGGAGVHVEQLSKVLAERAEVTVRAFDGPRKPDEVPLVPDGSLHVVGYDVPAELSQDNMALQTFGVDLQMANDVDGDITHAHTWYACLAGRLAQQMHDIPLVVTAHSLEPFRPWKRDQLGGGYNLSSWAERDAFTHADRVIAVSEGMKQDIHTAYPSIDTAKIAVVHNGITVSDFATPSPDDPGWKVFERYHIDRNKPTLLFVGRVTRQKGLPYLLRALPLIDKDIQVVLCAGAPDTEELGNEVRSSFAQLKAERGNVIWIEAMLPRSELNALEHGCNAFICPSIYEPLGIVNLEAMACGLPVVASATGGIPEVVVDGVTGYLVPIEQKRDGSGTPIHPEDFVHDMAAAINRLMENPQRAKEMGEAGFRRARDQFSWERIADETMDVYRQVLR
- a CDS encoding type II toxin-antitoxin system YafQ family toxin, whose amino-acid sequence is MALQRIERSPTFLRQAKALGRKHYDLDKLERVVRVLVNEDKETLHRRYHDHALKGNLSVFRELHIESDWLLIYRVKHETLTLLLVETGSHRQLLGK
- the hemW gene encoding radical SAM family heme chaperone HemW, translated to MFEVYIHVPFCYRRCGYCDFNTYTAVDMGSGASRGNYANLACEEMRLVRAWQARHSIDEPAASTVFFGGGTPTLLPAEDLGQMLGAVHEIWGIEDGAEITTEANPDTVDERYLETLAAAGFTRISFGMQSAVPHVLKTLDRTHTPANVVAGVKAANKVGLRSSVDLIYGAPGESMDDWRESVETAIELGVNHISAYALTVEPTTKMGRQIKAGQIAKPDDDDEAAKYEIADDLFKQAGLQWYEISNWARPGYESRHNLGYWRNVDWAGIGPGAHSHYRTSSVGAWQEHASNGARNIDADGFRKTEVLQDNHDEPNIKQIPVEPGMPIDIGIQSGDAQFEVEDNRQSDTNQFGMRAWDIAHPRKWAEAMHAGNVPWQGSEAITHEENLEETVMLGLRLHEGLDIPRIEQASGLVIDRQKLKSIEQSGLIEIHENNRIIPTLRGRLLNDTVIEQVLDTCGWYPDN
- a CDS encoding glutamate synthase subunit beta; amino-acid sequence: MSDPKGFLKVQTRHEAQDRPVAERIHDWKDVHAQSGFQPWTKEQAARCMDCGTPFCMTGCPLGNIIPDFNDLVRQGQWEEAYQRLSSTNNFPEVTGLICPAPCEQACVLGIHQPPTMIKADEQTIIDQAWKLDYVKPMPPQRLSDMTIAIVGSGPAGLACAQQLTRAGHTVVVYERDDEIGGLMRYGIPSFKLDKHLIDRRIQQMEAEGTVFRTNMEIGKDVSWDELRSRYDAVVVAIGSGVPRDVSVPGRELDGIHFAMDFLPDANRRCEGKEPINDIDANGKKVVIIGGGDTGSDCLGTAIRQGATSITVLQINPKEPKVRPDNQPWPTYARLYQPTTSMEEGGTYEYKTDTVSFTGIEEVAETDRVTLDGSGLASGFVADESGHVTGVKVIDVKSTADGKREHVPGTERIIDADLVLISTGFLHPDTSTLLSQLPVELDRRGNVARNKQFETSQDGVFVCGDAGRGQSLVVWAIAEGRSCASAVDRFLNGTTELPAPIVSTQKPMVLPRL
- a CDS encoding type II toxin-antitoxin system RelB/DinJ family antitoxin, whose translation is MSLSASAPKSTRVNFRTDTETKEKASSVFAKLGLDMSTALNMFLHQTVVDQALPFRPELSGFEERVFKAASEPTRSFDSVDDLMEEIRGTSTH